The sequence GGCCGCGACGGGCGTGCCGGTGATCACGCTGGCCATCCGCAACCCGTACGACATCGCCCAGCTGGCCGGGACCGGGCACGCGGCGCACCTGGCCGCGTACTCCTGGACCGATGTCGAACTGCGCGCGGCGGCCCGGGTGATCGCGGGCCGGGCGCGGCCGGAGGGGAAGCTGCCGGTGCCGGTGCAGCGCGCGGACGACCCCTCGAAGGTGCTGTACCCGGTGGGCTACGGGCTGAAGTACTGAGGCGTCCCCGCCCCGGCGGCCGTACGACGACGGCCGCCGGGGCGGGAGGGCGCTAAGGGCGCCTGACGCCGGGGCGGGAGGGCGCTAAGGGCGCCTGACGCCGAGGCGGTGGTCGGTCGTCAGCTCCTTGTTGTCGAGCCGCGCGTCGAACTTCGCGAGGGGCTTCGCCTTCGACTCGTCCTGCTGGACGGCGGCCGGGGCGACGCCCGCCCAGCGCAGGATCGCCGCGGTGGCCGTGGCGTTCTCGGAGGGGACCAGACCGGCCACGTTCGAGCCGTGGTTCCCGCCGGGCACGGTGAAGACGTAGCTGTCACGGGCGCCCGCCCCGAGCCGGAAGCGCTCCGCGCCCCACGGGTCGTTCTCGCCGTAGACGTACAGCATGTGGGCGGCGTGGTGCCTGACCCAGGTGTCGATGTCGCGCATCACCTGGGGCTGGAACCTCATCGGGATGGAGCGGGGCACGAAGGTGCGCGGCGGCTGGTAGCCGTAGCGGCTCAGATTGCCGAGCCAGGGCTGCTTGATGTCGGGCGAGCCGAGCTGGGTGCCCGCCTGGTAGTAGTACGGCGTGTAGTTGGCCAGGCCCTGGTCGGCGTAGGCGGAGAATCCCGAGATCGAGTCGACGGAGTCCCAGATCGCCTGGTCGCTCGCGTGCTCGGCGTCGGCCGGGATCGCGTCGCAGTCGGCGAGCAGGCTGTACTGCCAGAACGCCCAGATGTAGTCCATGACGACGGCCTCGTACGCCTTGTCGAGGGTGCCGACCGTGTCGAAGGTGTAGCCGTTGTCGGCCGCGTATCGCGCGTACCTCTCCTCCAGCGGCGCGCGGCGGACCAGCGCCTCGCGCTGCACTCCGTTCAGCTTGTCGCGGCACTCCTTGGTGCCGACGTTCGCGAAGAACCGGTCGTAGGCCGAGTCCTCGTTGTTGACGACGTCGTTGGGCGCGACATAGGCGACGACGCCGTCCATGTCCTTCGGGTGGAAGCGCTCGTAGTAGGTGGCGGTCATGCCGCCCTTGGAGCCGCCGGTGGTCAGCCAGTTCTTGGAGTAGATCCGCTTGAGCGCGGTGAACACCCGGTGCTGGTCGTCGGCGGCCTGCCGGATGTCGAGCTTGGACCAGTCGGCGGGCGAGGGGCGCGAGGGGGTGAAGAAACGGTACTCCAGGGAGACCTGGTTGCCGTCCACGATCCGCGTCGGCTCCGAACGGCTGGGGCTGGTGGAGACGTTGTAGCCGCCCGTGTAGAAGACCGTGGGGCGGGAGGTGTCCTTGTGCAGCAGGGTGACGCGCTGCTGGAACGTGCCCTTGGACGGGTGGCGGTGGTCGACCGGCTGGGTGTAGTTGAGGACGAAGTAGCGGTAACCAGCGTAGGGCTTCTCCTCGATGAGACTCATGCCCGGGATGGCCAGGATGCGGTCCTTGATGTCCGTGCTCGTCCCGCTGTCACCTGCGGCGGTACGGAGCGCGGCCGGCTCGGCGGCGGTGGCCGCCCCGGCCGAGGCACCCGTCGCGCTCACCGTGCCGATGAGCACCGCGAGCGACAGGATTCCTCTGAGCGCCTTACGCATGCATGCACGTCCTCCCCTGAGATCACCATTGACGCCGTGAACCTAGCGGGGCAACCCCGGGGGCACCAGACCCCGTTGCCGGGGCCCGGAACATGTCACCCGGTCAGCACAGGATCCAGCCCGTACTCGCGCTCTTCCCGGCGATCTTCCCGGAGACCCGCACGCACCGGTTCAGCGCGTGGACGGTCACCGGGCCCGCCAGCTGCGTGAAGCTGCCGCTGTCGGTGACGGGGTGGCCGCCGCGCGGCTGGATCGTCACCGACATGGAGCGGCGCTTGCCGGGCTTCGCGGCGACGGCGGTGGCGCAGGCATAGGCGCGCGACTTGTAGACCCGCAGCTCCCCCGTCGCGAACTTCACCGTCTTACGGGGCCGTCCCGCGCAGACCGAGGCGGCATCCGCGCTGTCCGCGACCGCCCCGCCGATCACCAGTGCGAAGGCGGTGGCCAGGGAGAGGACCACAAAGCGGCGGCACACCCCGCGCCGCACGCCCCGGGCATGTCCTTCGGTCCCTCTGGTCACAGCAGCCCCATAGCCTCATCGAACATTCGCGCCCCTACCCGACACCTGGACGCATATGCGTGTACCTGCCTACGACGCGGGACGCCATCCGGAGGTTGCACCCGGCGCGCTCGGTCTCCCCGGCGGCCCCAGCGCCCCACCATGGAGCCGGACAGGACAGACCGTCACGAAAGGCAGGAACCGCCATGACCCGCACCAGCTCCGCCCGGCGCCCCCGCGCCCGGCGTGCCGTCGGCCGTACGCTGCTCGCCTCCGCGCTCCTGGCCGCCGTTGCCGTCGCCGTACCGGCAGCCGCGGCCACCCCGCGCGGGACGACCGCGGCGGCGCCGGCCGGCGACGAGGTGGCCACCCAGGACTCCCGGCTCGTCGACCACTTCTACGGGGCCTACATCGACGCCGTGTCCGCCGAGGACGGCGGCTCCCTCGCCACCGCGCTGCGGAGCTTCTACCTCACGCCGGCGCTGCGCTCCAGGCTCGCCGACTGGGAGGCGGCCAACCACGCCGACGGCGTCCTGCGCGCCCAGGACGTCCCGGCCGCCTACCGGGTCACCTCGGGCGACAGCGGCGCCGGACACACCTGGTCCACGGTCCGCCTCACCTGGGGCTCCCCGGACAACCCCACCTACACCTACCTGAACGTGCGCTCGGACCTGGCGACCGGGAAGGTCTCCGCCATCCGCGAGTAGGCCGTATCCGCGAGCAGAGCCCCGGCGGTTCACACGCCCGCCGGCTCGTCCTCCCCTATGAAGGTGCGCCACAGCACCGCGTAGTGCCCGTCCAGGGCGAGGAGTTCGTCGTGCGTGCCGTCCTCCACGACCCGGCCGTGGTCCATCACCACGACCCGGTCGGCGCGCGCGGCCGTGGTCAGGCGGTGGGCGACGACGAGGGTGGTGCGCCGCCCCGCGAGCCGGTCGGTGGCCCGGTTGACCTGGGCCTCGCTGGCGAGGTCGAGGGACGCGGTGGCCTCGTCCAGCAGCAGGATGTCGGGGTCGACCAGTTCGGCGCGGGCCAGCGCGATCAGCTGGCGCTGCCCGGCCGAGAGGTTGCGGCCGCGCTCGGCGACCTCGTGGAGGTAGCCGCCGTCCAGCGTCGCGATCATGTCGTGCGCGCCGACCGCCCTGGCGGCCGCCTCCACCTCCGTGTCGGTGGCCTCCGGCCGCCCGTAGGCGATGGCGTCCCGGACCGTCCCGGAGAAGAGGTACGCCTCCTGCGGTACGACGCCGAGCCGGTGGCGGTACGCGGTGCGGTCGAGTTCGCGCAGGTCGGTGCCGTCCGCCGTGATCCGGCCGCCCGTCGGGTCGTAGAACCGGGCGACGAGCTTGACCAGGGTCGACTTCCCGGCCCCGGTCTCGCCGACGAACGCGACGGTCTGCCCCGCCGGGATGCGCAGGTCGACACCGCTGAGCGCGGCCTCCTCGCCGCCGTACGCGAACGACACGTCCTCGAAGGCGATCTCGCCGCTGAGCGACTCCACCTCGCGCGCCTCGCCCCGGCCGGCGGTGGACTCCGGTTCCTGGAGGAGTTCCTGGATGCGGCCGAGGGAGACGGCGGCCTGCTGGTAGCCGTCGAAGACCTGGGAAAGCTGCTGGACGGGCGCGAAGAACAGGTCGATGTAGAGCAGGTAGGCGACCAGCGCGCCGGTCGTGAGCGTGCCGTTGTCGACCCGGCCCGCGCCGACGATCAGCACGGCCGCCGCGGCCACCGACGACAGCAGCTGGACGAACGGGAAGTACACCGAGATCAGCCACTGCCCCCGGACCCTGGCCCGGCGGTACTCGTCGCTGCGCGCGACGAAGCGGTCGGCGCCGTCCCGCTCGCGCCGGAACGCCTGCACGATCCTGAGCCCGGCGACCGACTCCTGGAGGTCGGCGTTGACGACGCCGATCCGTTCCCGGGCCAGTTCGTACGCCTTGACGCTCTTGCGGCGGAAGAAGACGGTCCCGACCACGAGGAGCGGCAGGGTCGCGAAGACGACGAGGGCCAGTCCCACATCGAGGACCAGCAGCGCGACCATGATGCCGAGGAAGGTGACGACGGAGACGAAGGCGGTGACCAGGCCGGTCTGGAGGAACGTGGACAGCGCGTCCACGTCCGTCGTCATCCGGGTCATGATGCGGCCGGTCAGTTCGCGCTCGTAGTAGTCCAGGCCGAGACGCTGGAGCTGCGCGAAGATCTTCAGCCGCAGCGCGTAGAGCACCCGCTCGCCGGTGCGGCCGGTCATCCGGGTCTCGCCGATCTGGGCCGCCCACTGCACGAGGACGACGCCGAGGGCGACGGCGGACGCCGCCCAGACCGCGCCCAGGGCCAGCTTGGTGACCCCGTCGTCGATGCCGTTCCTGATCAGCACCGGGAGCAGCAGCCCCGCCCCGGCGTCCACGGCCACCAGGCCGAGGCTCACCAGCAGCGGCAGCCCGAAGCCGCGCAGCAGCCTGCGCAGCCCGTAGGAGTCCTCGGCGCGGACCGCACGGGCCTCGTCCACCTCCGGGGTGTCGTCCGCCGGGGGCAGGGCGTCGACCTGGGCGAGCAGTTCGGGCGTCGCGGGCATGCCAGCCGCATCGGTGCTGCGTTCCTCCCCCGTACGGATCCACAGTTCGGGGGTGATGCCGCGCCCGGCGTCGAACTCGGCGTCGATCTCCTCCAGGAGGGCGCGCTCCTGCTCGGGGTCCTCGGGGGCGGCGACGGGCCGGTGCCCGGGTGAGGTGGTGCCGAGCTCGTCCGGGTCGGTGAGCAGGCGCCGGTAGAGCGCGCAGCGGCGCTCCAACTCCTCGTGGGTGCCGAGGTCGGCGAGGCGGCCGTTGTCCAGGACGGCGATCCGGTCGGCGAGGTTCAGGGTGGAGCGGCGGTGGGCGATGAGCAGAGTGGTGCGGCCCGCCATCACCTGACGCAGCGCCTCGTGGATCTCGTGCTCGACGCGGGCGTCCACGGCGGAGGTGGCGTCGTCCAGGATGAGCAGGCGGGGGTCGGTGAGGATGGCGCGGGCGAGCGCGACGCGCTGGCGCTGGCCGCCGGAGAGGGTGAGTCCGTGCTCGCCGACCTTGGTGTCGTAGCCGTTCGGCAGCTCGGCGATGAAGCGGTGGGCCTGGGCGGAGCGTGCGGCCTGTTCGATCTGCTCGTCGGTGGCGCCGGGGAGGCCGTAGGCGATGTTGGCGCGGACGGTGTCGGAGAACAGGAAGCTGTCCTCGGGGACGAGTCCGATGGCGGCCCGCAGCGAGTCGAGGGTCAGCTCGCGCACGTCGTGGCCGCCGACGAGGACCGCGCCGTGCGAGACGTCGTAGAAGCGGGGCAGCAGCAGCGAGACGGTGGACTTGCCGCTGCCGGAGGCGCCGACGACGGCGACGGTCTCGCCGGGTTCGACGGTCAGCGAGAAGCCGTCGAGGACCGGGCGCCGCGTCTCGGCTCCGCCTCCGAGGTCCTCGTCACCGGCGGGGGCGGAGCGCGGCGTGGCGTACCCGAAGCGCACGTCCTCGAACTCGACGCTCGCCGGGGCGTCGGCGGGCAGTTCCCTGGTGCCGTCCTTCAGGGTGGGCTCGGTGTCGATGAGTTCGAGTACGCGTTCCACGCCGGCGCGGGCCTGCTGGCCGACGGTGAGGACCATGGCGAGCATCCGGACCGGGCCGACGAGCTGGGCGAGGTACGTGGAGAACGCGACGAACGTGCCGAGGGTGATCTCGCCCCGGGTGGCGAGCCAGCCGCCGAGGGCGAGCATCGCGACCTGGCCGAGCGCGGGGACGGCCTGGAGGGCGGGGGTGTAGCGCGAGTTGAGCCGGATGGTGCGCATCCGGCCGGCGAACAGCTTGCGCCCGACCTCGCGCAGCTTGCCGGTCTCCTGGTCCTCCTGCCCGAAGCCCTTGACGACACGGACGCCGGAGACGGCCCCGTCCACGACCCCGGCGACGGCGGCGGCCTGCGACTGGGCGTACCAGGTGGCGGGGAAGAGGCGGGTGCGGGAGCGGCGGGCGATGTACCAGAGGGCGGGGGCGACGGCCACGGCGACGAGGGTCAGCAGCGGGGACAGCCACGCCATGATGACCAGGGAGATCAGGAAGAGCAGGACGTTCCCGATGGTCATCGGGAGCATGAAGAGCAGGCTCTGGATCAGCTGGAGGTCGCTGGTGGCGCGTCCGACGACCTGCCCGGTGGACAGTTCGTCCTGCCGTCTGCCGTCGAGCCGGCTGATCGTCCCGTACATGCCGGTCCGCAGGTCGTGCTGGACGTCGAGGGCGAGCCGGCCGCCGTAGTAGCGGCGGACGTAGGTGAAGGCGTAGACGAGGGCCGCCGCCGCGATCAGCAGGCCGGTCCAGACGGCCAGGGAGCGGGTGTGTCCGACGACCACATCGTCGATGATCACCTTGGTGACGAGCGGGACGAGGGCCATGACGGCCATCCCGCCGAGTGACGAGCCGAGCGCCAGCAGGACGTTGCGCCGGTAGCGCCAGGCATAGCCGCTCAGTCTCCGCGCCCAGCCGCCCCGCTGCCCGCGCCCCGTCTCCTGTGCGTCCGCCACCCGGTGCCTCCCGTTCGACCTGACCCGACGGAAGGCACCAACGCGGTGGGCTGCGGATTTCATCCCGCGTTAACAAATACGGGACCTTGGTCGTAGGTCCCGTACGGACAGGGCCTAGCGCGGTTTCGCGGTGAGCATGCGGCCGGCGGGGGCCTCCGGGACCGGCGGGAGGGCTTCCTGCGGGGCGGCGGGGACGGTGAAGACCCTGGGGTGCATGATGCGCGGGTTGAGGTCCTTGTGGACCGCACGGGCGACGGCCTCGATGGTGTTGACGCCTTCGTTCATCGTCTTGTTGTCCTGGGTGAGCACGGTCAGTGCGTAGTCGTGGCCGTTGCCGGTGAAGGCGCCGATGCTGTGCACCCGCCAGCCGTGCGTGGCGCGCTGGAGCCACCCGTTCTTGACCTGGACGGTGGTCCCGGTGAGGGCACCGGCCGGGGTGCCCCAGCGCTGCGAGGAGACGACCTTCTTCATCAGCCCGAGCTGGTAGGAGCGGGCGCTGTCGCTGAGCACGGAGTTCTTCGAGGTGAGCAGGGTCAGCAACCGCTGCTCGTCCTGGGCGGTGATCTGGGTCAGGCCCCAGTAGCCGCCGGAGCCGGGCACGGTGTGGGTCATCCCGGCCGCCTTGAGGAAGGCGTTGATCTTGCCGACGCCGAGCTGCTTCCACAGGCTGGTGGTCGCGTCGTTGTCGGACTTGGTGATCATCTTGGTGGTGAGGTCCGTCTCGCGCTGGGTGAGGTAGCGGTTGTTCTTGGCGTTGTCCCAGAGCAGCGTGGCCAGGACGGTGGCCTTCACGACGCTCGCGGAGTCGTACTTCGAGGTGGCGCGCAGCGTGCACGTGGTCCTGGTGGTCCGGTCGTAGAGCGCGACCGACACGGTCGACGCGCGGCCCTTGAGCGCGGCGGTGATGTCCTTCGACAGCTGGGCGGCGAGCCCGGCCCGGCCGGAGGCGCAGCTCACCTGCGCGGTGGCGGCCGACGCGGGCGCCGCGCCGATCACCACGGGGGCGAGGACCCCGGTCGCGACGGCGGCACAGAGCGCGGCGCGGGCGCGCGCCGGTATACGGGACGTGGTCATGGTGCGATTCCCCCTGAGCGTTTCCTGCGGGCGGCCCCCCGGCGCGCCCCGTCAGAGATGACTCACGGACGGCGGGAAAGTTGTGCGCGCCGGCAGGTCCGGGGAGCCTACAGGCGCCATCTACAGGTGGGTCGGCTCGAACATCTTCAGCACAGCCGGGAGTACGACGACCGAGGGGCCCGGCCGCGCGAACGCCTCGGCCAGGTCGGCGGCGAGCGTCTCGGGGGCCGTACGGACCGCCGGGACGCCGAAGGACTCGGCGAGGGCGGCGAAGTCCGGGCGGGCCAGTTCCGTCGCGGTGGTCTCGCCGAAGGCGCCGGTGAGGTACTCGCGCAGGATGCCGTAGCCGCCGTCGTCCACGATGAGCCAGGTGACCGGCAGGCCGTACTGGCGGGCGGTGGCGAGTTCGGCGATCGAGTACATCGCGCCGCCGTCGCCGGAGACCGCGAGCACCGGCCGGGTCGGGTCGGCCACCGCCGCGCCGAGCGCCGCCGGGAAGGCGTAGCCGAGGCCGCCCGCGCCCTGGGCGGAGTGCATGGTGTTCGGGCGGCGCGCGTCGAAGGCGGCCCACGCCCAGTAGCCGAGGATCGTCATGTCCCAGAAGCTGGGCGACGCGTCGGGCAGGGCGGTGCGGATCGCGGTCAGGAGGCTCTGTTCCAGGTCGCGGCCCTGGCCGGCGATCCGCTCCCGTACGCGGGCGAGGACCCCGGCGACGCGCTCGGCGGCGGCCGGGTCCTCGCGCGGGGCGACCGTCTCGATCAGGTCGGCGAGCGCGTCGCGGGCGTCGGCGTGGATGCCGAGCGCCGGGTGGTTGGCCTCCAGCTTCCCGGCATCGGCCTCGATCTGGACGACCCGGCCGCGCGGGGCGAACGTGTAGTAGTTGGAGGAGAGTTCACCGAGCCCGGAGCCGACGACGAGCAGGACGTCGGCGTCCTCCAGGAAGTCCGTGACGTGCCTGTCCTCCACCCAGGACTGGAGCGAGAGCGGGTGCTCCCAGGGGAAGGCCCCCTTGCCGCCGTACGTGGTCACGACCGGGGCGTCGAGCCGCTCGGCGAGCGCGCGCAGCTTGCCGGACGCGTCGGAACGTACGACTCCGCCGCCCGCGACGATCACCGGGCGCTCGGCCCGCGACAGCAGGTGGGCGGCCACGGCGACGAGTTCGGGGCGGGCGTGCAGTTCGCGCGGGGTGGCGTCCAGGCCGGAGACGACGGGCAGCGCCGTGGCCGCTTCCAGGACGTCCTGCGGGATCTCGACCCAGACGGGGCCGTGCGGGGCCGTCAGCGCGGACTCCCAGGCGGCGCCGATCGCGGACGGGATCTGCGAGGCGGTCCGCACGGTGTGGACGGACTTCACGACGTCCCGGAACGACGCCTGCTGGTCGCGCAGCTCGTGCAGATGGCCGTGGCGCCCGCCGC comes from Streptomyces sp. Mut1 and encodes:
- a CDS encoding S28 family serine protease — its product is MRKALRGILSLAVLIGTVSATGASAGAATAAEPAALRTAAGDSGTSTDIKDRILAIPGMSLIEEKPYAGYRYFVLNYTQPVDHRHPSKGTFQQRVTLLHKDTSRPTVFYTGGYNVSTSPSRSEPTRIVDGNQVSLEYRFFTPSRPSPADWSKLDIRQAADDQHRVFTALKRIYSKNWLTTGGSKGGMTATYYERFHPKDMDGVVAYVAPNDVVNNEDSAYDRFFANVGTKECRDKLNGVQREALVRRAPLEERYARYAADNGYTFDTVGTLDKAYEAVVMDYIWAFWQYSLLADCDAIPADAEHASDQAIWDSVDSISGFSAYADQGLANYTPYYYQAGTQLGSPDIKQPWLGNLSRYGYQPPRTFVPRSIPMRFQPQVMRDIDTWVRHHAAHMLYVYGENDPWGAERFRLGAGARDSYVFTVPGGNHGSNVAGLVPSENATATAAILRWAGVAPAAVQQDESKAKPLAKFDARLDNKELTTDHRLGVRRP
- a CDS encoding ABC transporter ATP-binding protein, with amino-acid sequence MADAQETGRGQRGGWARRLSGYAWRYRRNVLLALGSSLGGMAVMALVPLVTKVIIDDVVVGHTRSLAVWTGLLIAAAALVYAFTYVRRYYGGRLALDVQHDLRTGMYGTISRLDGRRQDELSTGQVVGRATSDLQLIQSLLFMLPMTIGNVLLFLISLVIMAWLSPLLTLVAVAVAPALWYIARRSRTRLFPATWYAQSQAAAVAGVVDGAVSGVRVVKGFGQEDQETGKLREVGRKLFAGRMRTIRLNSRYTPALQAVPALGQVAMLALGGWLATRGEITLGTFVAFSTYLAQLVGPVRMLAMVLTVGQQARAGVERVLELIDTEPTLKDGTRELPADAPASVEFEDVRFGYATPRSAPAGDEDLGGGAETRRPVLDGFSLTVEPGETVAVVGASGSGKSTVSLLLPRFYDVSHGAVLVGGHDVRELTLDSLRAAIGLVPEDSFLFSDTVRANIAYGLPGATDEQIEQAARSAQAHRFIAELPNGYDTKVGEHGLTLSGGQRQRVALARAILTDPRLLILDDATSAVDARVEHEIHEALRQVMAGRTTLLIAHRRSTLNLADRIAVLDNGRLADLGTHEELERRCALYRRLLTDPDELGTTSPGHRPVAAPEDPEQERALLEEIDAEFDAGRGITPELWIRTGEERSTDAAGMPATPELLAQVDALPPADDTPEVDEARAVRAEDSYGLRRLLRGFGLPLLVSLGLVAVDAGAGLLLPVLIRNGIDDGVTKLALGAVWAASAVALGVVLVQWAAQIGETRMTGRTGERVLYALRLKIFAQLQRLGLDYYERELTGRIMTRMTTDVDALSTFLQTGLVTAFVSVVTFLGIMVALLVLDVGLALVVFATLPLLVVGTVFFRRKSVKAYELARERIGVVNADLQESVAGLRIVQAFRRERDGADRFVARSDEYRRARVRGQWLISVYFPFVQLLSSVAAAAVLIVGAGRVDNGTLTTGALVAYLLYIDLFFAPVQQLSQVFDGYQQAAVSLGRIQELLQEPESTAGRGEAREVESLSGEIAFEDVSFAYGGEEAALSGVDLRIPAGQTVAFVGETGAGKSTLVKLVARFYDPTGGRITADGTDLRELDRTAYRHRLGVVPQEAYLFSGTVRDAIAYGRPEATDTEVEAAARAVGAHDMIATLDGGYLHEVAERGRNLSAGQRQLIALARAELVDPDILLLDEATASLDLASEAQVNRATDRLAGRRTTLVVAHRLTTAARADRVVVMDHGRVVEDGTHDELLALDGHYAVLWRTFIGEDEPAGV
- a CDS encoding serine hydrolase, which translates into the protein MTTSRIPARARAALCAAVATGVLAPVVIGAAPASAATAQVSCASGRAGLAAQLSKDITAALKGRASTVSVALYDRTTRTTCTLRATSKYDSASVVKATVLATLLWDNAKNNRYLTQRETDLTTKMITKSDNDATTSLWKQLGVGKINAFLKAAGMTHTVPGSGGYWGLTQITAQDEQRLLTLLTSKNSVLSDSARSYQLGLMKKVVSSQRWGTPAGALTGTTVQVKNGWLQRATHGWRVHSIGAFTGNGHDYALTVLTQDNKTMNEGVNTIEAVARAVHKDLNPRIMHPRVFTVPAAPQEALPPVPEAPAGRMLTAKPR
- a CDS encoding thiamine pyrophosphate-binding protein; translated protein: MSHDHHDERPALTPAQIEAALNPPPGRNGGDLVVETLRGLGATTVFGLPGQHALGLFDALRRSSLDYVGLRVENNAGFAADAYGRVTGEVAPLFLSTGPGALTSLAALQEAAAASAPVLAVSSQIPLRGLGGGRHGHLHELRDQQASFRDVVKSVHTVRTASQIPSAIGAAWESALTAPHGPVWVEIPQDVLEAATALPVVSGLDATPRELHARPELVAVAAHLLSRAERPVIVAGGGVVRSDASGKLRALAERLDAPVVTTYGGKGAFPWEHPLSLQSWVEDRHVTDFLEDADVLLVVGSGLGELSSNYYTFAPRGRVVQIEADAGKLEANHPALGIHADARDALADLIETVAPREDPAAAERVAGVLARVRERIAGQGRDLEQSLLTAIRTALPDASPSFWDMTILGYWAWAAFDARRPNTMHSAQGAGGLGYAFPAALGAAVADPTRPVLAVSGDGGAMYSIAELATARQYGLPVTWLIVDDGGYGILREYLTGAFGETTATELARPDFAALAESFGVPAVRTAPETLAADLAEAFARPGPSVVVLPAVLKMFEPTHL